From the genome of uncultured Methanobacterium sp.:
GATCCATGGACCACTTACACTCCGGTGGCACCGGCCAGGTATGTAATTGAACTGGAAAAAGGTAAACTAGCTGAATCCAACACACAAATTGGGGATGAACTTGATTTCACCTGTGAAAGTGCATGAATAGATCTTATGTATGATTCGTATGGTTGAATCGGTAAGTGAAGGAATAGTTCATCTGGATTTTTAAAAAAAGGTCATGATGGTTAAATGGGTGATAATTAAAATATAACTGTACTGGATTAAGAGGGGGATAAATATTGCAGTTAAAGGTAAAAATTATTGATTATGGATTTTCTGACAGTATGAAAAGTTACTTTGTGGCCTATAAAGTAACTGGACTCACTGGGGGAGAACTTAAAAAGCTTAAAGAGCTTTTAAATGATCCAATAACGGTCAAAGAAAATGAATTATATCTGAATGTCTATTTTGAAGAAGAGTACTATCCCTTCGGTACAGAAGATTCCAAAAACCGGTTGGAAGATTATCTGGCCCGAGAAGAGATAGAGATGACTGCATATCTTTTTGACCTGCTGGAAGAAGATTAAACATCCGGATATTAAACCGGATTTTTTCCAGTTTGAATCCTTTTTTAGCTATTTTTTTCATTTTTAGTTTTTTTCACAGATCAGGCCATGCTTTACCTTCATCCTGTTCAACCGCAGGCAGGGAATAATGTAGTTGTGTGAAAAGCCACTGATCGTCGGTTTCAACGACCACAGCAGTGAGGCGACCTGGAAGGTAGATTTCATGGCCATCGACCCTGGCGTCCATAGTCATGTGAGCTGATAACCAGGCTACTTTACCAGTGGAAGAGATGTTAACATCCCTTAACTTAACATTTATGGTATCGGCTTGATTGAAATCTCTTTCAAATCCTAATCGAAGATTTTTATAGCCTTTGATCCATTCGTCATATCCGGTTCCAATTATCACCATGTCGGCATTGTCTATGAAGAGTTTCAGAATTCCATCAAGATCTTTCTCGTGGTATGCTTGGGTGTATTCTTCTAAAAGGTTTAATACGGCTTTTTGCACGTTAACATCATCTTCCATATTCTCATCCCTAGTTAAACAACTAATCCTCATTTAACAACTAATCCTCATTTAACAACTAATCCTCATTTAACAACTAAGCATCATTTAACAATAAATCATATTTTAAAGGCGGTTTTTAACTTCTTTAAGGGCTACTTTTGCAACTTTACGAACCACTGAATTTTTATCTTCAGTTGCTTTTTGTAAAACATCCACAGCACGCTCATCACCTATCATGGAGAGACTGATAGCAGCCCCATATCTTACATTGGCTTTTTCGTCATCCATGAGCCTAATCAAAGGTTCTACAGATTGTTCATCTTCAAATATTCCCAGGGAAAGTGCAGCTGCCTCTCTAACATGCCAGTCTTCATCTTCCAGGGCTTTTATTAAAGGTTGCACTGCGTCTGGTTCCCCAACTTCCCCTAAAAGTTCAGCAGCATCTTCACGAACATTCCAATCATCACTTTTTAGTTCTTCCACAAGAAAATCAATTCTTTTATGTTCTTCTACCAAATTTATACCCCCTTATTGCCTTATATCACCTAATCCTAACTTGGTTAATGGATTTTGTTGATATTAATATGTTTTTGATCCTTAATTAATCTGGGAGATCTGAGGGAAATTAAAGATAGGAAATTAATGATTGGAATAAAAAAGAATTAAATTGATTATTAGTTTTTAAGTCCGGAAACAATTTAAAAAAATTGGGTATTTAAAAAATTTAATTAAAAATGAGTCAAAATTTCTGATGGATCTTTTAAGACTTCCACTCCTTCCAGCTGGTGCAGTTTCCTGGTGTTTTCAATGTCAATCTCACGCATGTGGATGGTGATGATGCTACCTCCACTTACCGCCCCGTAGGGGCATGCAAGTTGACATGCAGCGCAACCCTGACATTTCAGGAGGTTGATCTCCACTCCAGGGGTGATGGCATCTGGAGGGCATGCTGCTGCAGCCTCGCAAGTAGAACAGTTCTGACACAGATCAAGCTCCAGTTTAGATGGTAAGACGGTTTCCAGGTCTCCGGATTCCATATCTACCGGCACCATCAGAGTTTTTGTTTTCCCTTTACCTGATTGGGCCACTGCATTGGTCACCAGGCTGTCTGCGATTCCGTGCACCAGTTTGGCAATGGTGTTGGAAGTGGTGGGGGAAACAATCAACAGGTCATATCTTCCCAGGGAAAAACGACCTGATATGGGATAACTCCACATCTGGTCTTTTTCCAGAACCAGTTCCTTGTAATAACCACCGGTAACAGCTTTTACCCGGTTAAAAAGGCCGTACATCTTCAGCACTTCTTCACCAGCACCAGAAAGCAGCACAGTGACCTGATGCTTCCCTGCAATCTTTTCCAGTGTTTCCACACTTTCCAGGAGCAGGTGACCGGCTCCAGTGAATGCCCAAGCAATTTTCATAACTATCTTCGGGTTAACAATTCTCTGACGGTGCTCAATTTCATGTTATGATGCTTACTCAACATAATCAGAATTCTATGTAGTCGTAGGCTCTGTCACCACGGAAAGCATAATGTACAGTGTCGAAAGAACTTATAAATTCAGATACTTCAGTTTTAGCATCTTTGCCATCAACGGCTACCTTTCTTATTAGTTCAGCAACTTCTGCCATGTGTGATTCCTTTAATCCGCGTCGAGTTAACTCCTGTGTTCCCACACGTATACCTGATGGGTCATCGGAGCGGTTAACATCATCCCATGGTAATAAATTCTTGTTGAGGATTATATTGTTGGCTTCCAGGTCTTTAGCCATCTTGGATGCTTTTCCAATGTTGGAGACATCCATGGCCACCTGATGGGATTCAGTGAATCCCAGATCTTCACATAGTACATTGAAACCCAGTTCATGGAAACTCTGTGCCAGTGCCTTTGCATTTTTGATAATTTGTTGGGCATAGGCTGCTCCGAATTCTGCCATTTCTGCAGTGGCTATACCTAGGGCAGCTAAGTGATGCAGGTGATGGTTACTTACCACACCTGGGAAGACTGCATCATCAATTTTTTTGCTTAATTCTTCTTTACAAAGAATTATACCTCCCTGAGGTCCAGGGAATGTCTTGTGGGTACTTCCCACCAGTAAATCTGCTCCTTCTTTCAATGGATCCTGGAACTTGCCTCCAGCAATGAGTCCCAGAACGTGTGCACCATCGTACATTACTTTGGCTCCCACTTCATCTGCTGCTTCTTTGGCTTCTTCCACAGGATGAGGGAAGAGGAATAAACTACCGCCTAAAAGGACTATTTTTGGTTTACGGGCGAGTATTTCCTTTTTCATGGCGTCGGCATCGATGTTCATTTTTTCTTCATCAAAGGGGTGGGGTGATACTTTGAGTCCTCTGATACCCGCTGCACTTACATTGGCGTGACTGATATGGCCTCCTACTGGAACTTCCAGGGCCATCATACCATCACCATGTTGGGCTAACGCAAAAAAAGACCCCATATTGGCAACTACACCGGATATAGGTTGTACATTAGCGTGCTCTGCGTTATACAGTTTTTTGGATAGGTCAATGGTGAGGTTTTCAATATCATCAATGTACTGGCATCCCTCATACAACCGGTGACAGGGCAGTCCTTCTGCATACCGGTGGGATAGGTCAGTGGCCAGTGCCTCTCTGACGCTGATGCTGGTAATGTTCTCACTGGCAATGAGATTTATACTATTTTTCATCCATTCGTGATGTTTTTTGGTAATATCCTTTATTTCCTGGGCGTATTTTTCATTATTTGACATTATTTTCCTCCCGGCCAAATCATGATATGATCTTACATTAACGGGTTTGGTATAGGGATAATATAATTTAGTATAGGGAACTATAAAATTGAGACAATATAAATACTTTCCAAATCACTTGTCCAATATTCAAAGAAAAGTAAAATGAATTTTAAGGATTACTTTTTACAATTTTCAGGGATTAGGCTGTGTTTTTCTTAAAAAAACGTTTTTGTTTTCATTTTTTCAAGATAGTATTTGAATTTGAGTTTGTTAAGATATATTGTTTTTAAAAATAACTTCAAATAAATTTCAAAAACGGGATTACTCTAAAAATAGGGCTCTAAAAAATAGGATTACTTGCTAAAATTGGATTATAAAAATAAAAAAAGGTTAAAAAAGGGGGTTACCCTTATTTACCTGGGTTCATAGCAGCTTCGATCTGAGCGAATATCTGAGAGGTTCGGAAGTGCTGCTGGTCCATTGCACCGGATGGGCAGGCACCTACACAGGTTCCGCATCCTTTACACAGTGCAACGTTAATGGTTGCTTTGTCGTCCTTCCTTTCAATGGCTCCGAATGGACATAGTTCTAAACAGACTTCACATCCACCACAGACATCGGAGTTGACCACTGCAACGATTGGTTCGATTTCCACTTCACCTTTAACCATTGGTATTGCTGCTCGGGCAGCGGCACCAGAAGCCTGGGCCACAGCGTCAGGAATATCTTTAGGTCCCTGAGCCACACCTGCCAGGTAAACACCGTCAGTTAAGGTGTCAACTGGTCGTAGTTTGGGGTGAGCTTCCATAAGGAATCCGTCAGCAGATTTGGATAGACCGATGGTCTGTCTGAGTTCTTCAGATCCTTCTGGTGGGGTTAGACCAACAGAGAGAACAACCATGTCGTAGTTGTATTCAGTGACTTTACCCAGTAAGCTGTCTTCTGCACGGATGGTCAGGGTTTCGTCTGGGTTAACCAGGACGTTAGCTGGTCGTCCGCGGATGAACTTGATACCGTATTTTTCCTGGGAGGTTCTGTAGAATTCTTCGAATCCTTTACCGAATGCCCTGATATCCATGTAGTAAATCGCGACTTCAGTGTCAGGTTCGTGGTCTATGATGAGCTGTGCGTTTTTCATTGCGTACATACAGCACACACGGGAACAGTATGGTTTGTGGATCTGTTCGTCACGGCTACCCACACACTGGATGAAGGCCACACTTTTTGGGTGTCCACCGTCTGATGGTTTTAATACTCTACCCATGGTAGGTCCGGATGCGTTGATGAGTCTTTCCAGTTCTAGACCGGTGATGACGTTTTGAGCATCTGCGTAGGAATATTCCTTCTTCTCAGTTGGGTTGTATGGGTCGTAACCGGTAGCTACGATGATAGTACCCACTTCGATTTCGATACGTTCTGTTTTTTGGTCGTGGTCAATTGCTCCGTTACCACAGGCCTGATCACAGAGTTTACAATCGATACAGTAATCTTTGTCAATTCTGGCCACCAGAGGTACAGCTTGAGGGAATGGAATGGAGGTTGCTTTGACCATACCCATACCTTCATCGAAGTAGTTGGG
Proteins encoded in this window:
- a CDS encoding CoB--CoM heterodisulfide reductase iron-sulfur subunit A family protein, encoding MAEENKQEATEEPKVGVYICHCGINIGGVVDIEAVEEYAATLPNVVISEQYKYFCSDPGQDMIQQDVKDGKVNRVVVAACSPRLHEPTFRRCVREAGLNQFLFEFANLREQDSWVHMNEPEKATEKAKDLVRMAVAKARLLEPLEASKVKVNNQALVIGGGVAGIQSALDLADMGFKTYLVEKQPTIGGRMAQLDKTFPTLDCSMCILAPKTVDAAKHENIELISFAEVKEVHGYIGNFNVVIEKKPRYIKEDICTGCGSCSEVCPIEMPNYFDEGMGMVKATSIPFPQAVPLVARIDKDYCIDCKLCDQACGNGAIDHDQKTERIEIEVGTIIVATGYDPYNPTEKKEYSYADAQNVITGLELERLINASGPTMGRVLKPSDGGHPKSVAFIQCVGSRDEQIHKPYCSRVCCMYAMKNAQLIIDHEPDTEVAIYYMDIRAFGKGFEEFYRTSQEKYGIKFIRGRPANVLVNPDETLTIRAEDSLLGKVTEYNYDMVVLSVGLTPPEGSEELRQTIGLSKSADGFLMEAHPKLRPVDTLTDGVYLAGVAQGPKDIPDAVAQASGAAARAAIPMVKGEVEIEPIVAVVNSDVCGGCEVCLELCPFGAIERKDDKATINVALCKGCGTCVGACPSGAMDQQHFRTSQIFAQIEAAMNPGK
- a CDS encoding DUF5750 family protein, yielding MQLKVKIIDYGFSDSMKSYFVAYKVTGLTGGELKKLKELLNDPITVKENELYLNVYFEEEYYPFGTEDSKNRLEDYLAREEIEMTAYLFDLLEED
- a CDS encoding HEAT repeat domain-containing protein translates to MVEEHKRIDFLVEELKSDDWNVREDAAELLGEVGEPDAVQPLIKALEDEDWHVREAAALSLGIFEDEQSVEPLIRLMDDEKANVRYGAAISLSMIGDERAVDVLQKATEDKNSVVRKVAKVALKEVKNRL
- a CDS encoding nuclear transport factor 2 family protein, whose product is MEDDVNVQKAVLNLLEEYTQAYHEKDLDGILKLFIDNADMVIIGTGYDEWIKGYKNLRLGFERDFNQADTINVKLRDVNISSTGKVAWLSAHMTMDARVDGHEIYLPGRLTAVVVETDDQWLFTQLHYSLPAVEQDEGKAWPDL
- the glyA gene encoding serine hydroxymethyltransferase, with the translated sequence MSNNEKYAQEIKDITKKHHEWMKNSINLIASENITSISVREALATDLSHRYAEGLPCHRLYEGCQYIDDIENLTIDLSKKLYNAEHANVQPISGVVANMGSFFALAQHGDGMMALEVPVGGHISHANVSAAGIRGLKVSPHPFDEEKMNIDADAMKKEILARKPKIVLLGGSLFLFPHPVEEAKEAADEVGAKVMYDGAHVLGLIAGGKFQDPLKEGADLLVGSTHKTFPGPQGGIILCKEELSKKIDDAVFPGVVSNHHLHHLAALGIATAEMAEFGAAYAQQIIKNAKALAQSFHELGFNVLCEDLGFTESHQVAMDVSNIGKASKMAKDLEANNIILNKNLLPWDDVNRSDDPSGIRVGTQELTRRGLKESHMAEVAELIRKVAVDGKDAKTEVSEFISSFDTVHYAFRGDRAYDYIEF
- a CDS encoding dihydromethanopterin reductase (acceptor) is translated as MKIAWAFTGAGHLLLESVETLEKIAGKHQVTVLLSGAGEEVLKMYGLFNRVKAVTGGYYKELVLEKDQMWSYPISGRFSLGRYDLLIVSPTTSNTIAKLVHGIADSLVTNAVAQSGKGKTKTLMVPVDMESGDLETVLPSKLELDLCQNCSTCEAAAACPPDAITPGVEINLLKCQGCAACQLACPYGAVSGGSIITIHMREIDIENTRKLHQLEGVEVLKDPSEILTHF